In the Bicyclus anynana chromosome 6, ilBicAnyn1.1, whole genome shotgun sequence genome, one interval contains:
- the LOC112052460 gene encoding LIM domain only protein 3 isoform X1 yields the protein MIRDPPAMHKPDNTNSQQEDKYALSSGVTNPGSTRLCAQCGKVITERFLLKAMERFWHEDCLKCGCCDCRLGEVGSKLYYKADLMLCKRDYLRLFGATGNCVACNKVIPAFEMVMRAKSFVYHLECFACQQCNHRFCVGDRFYLCDNKILCEYDYEERLVFASMAANPSGLAHIRRQVSGLQSPSSAYVGGAGCAAGGPVALVDKDNGGCAGADDASSGYGSPPDPDVCDAAR from the exons GTCAACAAGAAGACAAATACGCATTGAGCAGCGGCGTCACCAACCCAGGCAGCACGCGGCTCTGCGCACAATGCGGGAAGGTCATCACGGAGCGGTTCCTCCTCAAGGCGATGGAGCGCTTCTGGCACGAAGACTGTCTCAAGTGCGGCTGCTGCGACTGTCGTCTCGGCGAAGTTGGCTCCAAGTTGTATTACAAAGCAGACCTGATGCTTTGTAAAAGGGACTATCTTAG GTTATTCGGCGCTACAGGCAACTGTGTGGCGTGCAACAAAGTAATTCCCGCCTTCGAAATGGTTATGCGAGCGAAGAGTTTCGTTTACCACTTGGAATGCTTCGCTTGTCAACAGTGCAATCACAG GTTCTGTGTGGGCGACAGATTCTATCTGTGCGACAACAAGATACTTTGCGAGTATGATTACGAGGAGAGGCTGGTTTTTGCCAGCATGGCTGCCAACCCCAGCGGCTTGGCTCACATCAGACGACAAGTTAGTGGATTacag TCGCCGAGCAGTGCTTACGTGGGCGGCGCAGGCTGTGCTGCGGGCGGGCCCGTGGCGCTGGTGGACAAGGACAACGGCGGGTGCGCTGGCGCAGACGATGCGTCCAGCGGCTACGGCAGCCCGCCCGACCCCGACGTGTGCGACGCTGCGCGATGA
- the LOC112052460 gene encoding LIM domain only protein 3 isoform X2 codes for MIRDPPAMHKPDNTNSQQEDKYALSSGVTNPGSTRLCAQCGKVITERFLLKAMERFWHEDCLKCGCCDCRLGEVGSKLYYKADLMLCKRDYLRLFGATGNCVACNKVIPAFEMVMRAKSFVYHLECFACQQCNHRFCVGDRFYLCDNKILCEYDYEERLVFASMAANPSGLAHIRRQSPSSAYVGGAGCAAGGPVALVDKDNGGCAGADDASSGYGSPPDPDVCDAAR; via the exons GTCAACAAGAAGACAAATACGCATTGAGCAGCGGCGTCACCAACCCAGGCAGCACGCGGCTCTGCGCACAATGCGGGAAGGTCATCACGGAGCGGTTCCTCCTCAAGGCGATGGAGCGCTTCTGGCACGAAGACTGTCTCAAGTGCGGCTGCTGCGACTGTCGTCTCGGCGAAGTTGGCTCCAAGTTGTATTACAAAGCAGACCTGATGCTTTGTAAAAGGGACTATCTTAG GTTATTCGGCGCTACAGGCAACTGTGTGGCGTGCAACAAAGTAATTCCCGCCTTCGAAATGGTTATGCGAGCGAAGAGTTTCGTTTACCACTTGGAATGCTTCGCTTGTCAACAGTGCAATCACAG GTTCTGTGTGGGCGACAGATTCTATCTGTGCGACAACAAGATACTTTGCGAGTATGATTACGAGGAGAGGCTGGTTTTTGCCAGCATGGCTGCCAACCCCAGCGGCTTGGCTCACATCAGACGACAA TCGCCGAGCAGTGCTTACGTGGGCGGCGCAGGCTGTGCTGCGGGCGGGCCCGTGGCGCTGGTGGACAAGGACAACGGCGGGTGCGCTGGCGCAGACGATGCGTCCAGCGGCTACGGCAGCCCGCCCGACCCCGACGTGTGCGACGCTGCGCGATGA